ATGGGCTGGGGCTCAAGCTCACAGAATGTTTAATATGTCCTaaagtccattttctttttctatgttacAAATTGCAAGCACAGCAGAGAGCCTCAAAAGACTGGTTGAATAAAGGATGGATTTACTTACATTGTTGTTGGTCACAGCAAAGTACTGCAAATTACTCAGATACTGGATTTCTTCTGGAATGAATGTCAGGTGGTTATAGCTTAGATCCAAATAATATAGTTTGGTGCATAGAAAAAGCTGCAAGGGCAGATTCTCAATATTATTATGATCCAAAGAGAGCTGCTCTAGGTTAGATAATGCTCCGATCTGGGCAGGAATATAAGCAATGTTATTGTGCCACAGTTTTAAGCAGGAAAGATTCTGAAGATGCTGAAAGCTAATGATCTCTTCCACAGTTTTAAGGTTATTTTCCTTTAGGTCCAACTCATGCAAATTGTTCAGGCTAAAAATGGAGTGTGGAATGCATTCCAGGTCACAGCTGATCAGTTCTAGGCTTTTCAAATTGACCATCTTTTTCAAGTTGTTCAGCACAACCAGTTTGCTTCCTTCATTGTCAAGGGACAGCTTCTGCAGCGAAGGCAGGAGGTCTGTGACCACCTGGGGGATCCGGGACAGGCTACTCTTCAAGTAGAAGGTCCTCAGGTTTTTTAGGTCCTGGAAGCCCTCCAGCTGCATGGTACTCAACTGCTCTGGGAGAACACAGCCTGACAGGTAAAGTTCCTTGAGATTCTTCAGGTGAAATACCCAGCGTGGGATTTTCCCCATTTCAGTAAATTTCAGGCAGAGGATTTTTAAATTCTCCTCTAAAAAGGCCAGGGCAGGATGGTCTACCACCAGAGATGAATGGTACACATGAAGCTCCTTGAGGTTGACCAACTGCGAGACTGCAGAGGGCAGTTTGACCTCAGGGATAAGCTCTAGGCTGAGCACTTCCATTTCCGTTAACTCGAACACATTGTCTGGAAGACCACTGAGCATGAAGAGATGCAGCTCTATCTTGTCCTGGGAGTTTTTCACAAGCTTACTTTTCAGTTTCTCAACCGTCCATTCATTGTTCAGGTTGATCTGCTTCAGTTTGTTCTCACTGACCTCTGACAGGAATATGGAGAAGCGTTTGGAATAAAGAGGATCATACTGGTCAGCCAGATGGAGGATGAAGGCAAAGTCATTCTTGACGTCTGGGATATCGCtgtagttgcttttttctcttaaCGCCTCAAAGGAATATTGCTTCAGGGAACTCCTCAGCATCCACCATAAACTATAGGAGGAGGTGAGACCGTATAGTATTaccaaaataacataaaatgaagCCAGGACTTTAAATATTTCTGCCAAGGAGTAGACACACTGGTAGCGCTTATATCCTGTAAAAGCCTGCACGTCGATTGAACAGTCAATTTCAAGAGTAATGTAGGTTAAAAAATATGGAACATAAGTTATGATGAGGACAAACAAAATGACTTTGACTATTATCTGCTTCAGATACACCCGGTAAATGATGTCCTTCTGCTCCACGTGAAGACGGAACCTTTTCACTTTCTCAAAGATGGCTTTTGCCTGTTCACCTTCCTTCTTGTCCAGGACACTGGAAGTTGGGCTTTCTATGCTGGCTGACTCCAACCCTGACTGTGGGTAAGGCAGGGACTGCTTGCTGGAGTCAACCTCAGCTGAACACCCTGAGGATGAAAGCAAAGTCTTGGACTTGGAGACCTTCAGGGGCCTCACTGACTGTTCAGCCACCGTTTCCGACAGGGCACGGGTAGTCCATGGAGAATCGAAGCACTTGTGAAGGATGGCCCAAAATGCTCCAGCCTGGAACTGGTGCTGGGGTAGTGAAGCCAAAAGTTGCTGCAAGCTGCAAAGATAAGTGTGTGCAAGAGCACCAGGTAGGGGAAAAACTTGGCAAACCAATGGAGCTGTTTCTCGTAACAGACTGCGTCGATGTAGGAGTACTGCTGTCGGTGGAGATCATTCTGGATTCGGAGGGGGAGCGGAAGCGGTGTCCCAGAATTAGAGGATGTGTTCACGCTGGCTTTCAGGAGGTCCCAAGGCACAGCGCAGTGATTGTCAAATTCCACTTTGCACGGAAGACAGCACAGGACCCTGCTCTGAGTGAGCTGGAGAGCTCCGGCCAGCACAGCCACCAACAGCATGATGAGGGTGATGTAATACCAGAAGACGTCCCACCATGGCTTTAAGATGTGATAAGATGACTGGGCGTCTGCTAAGCATTTTAGCTCTGTTAGTGTAATCATGACTCTCCTTTGCACGAGTACAGGAACtggtgaggaaaagaaaagaaacactacTGAAACAAGTACTCACATGTACATTTCATTCTTATGCCTATACATACATTCCCTACCCAAGTAGATTTTTAGCTCAAGGCTGATCATGGGGCACATGAACCTTCTTGGTTTCATTTGAAAACATAGGCCATATCAACCCTGCAATGTAAAGTCCCTGACATGGGGGCTCATTTGGTGATAGGTAGAGTGGATCTGTAAAGAAATTTGGGGGTAGTTCTTGAGGCAATTATTTAGTTACCTCCCTAGTTTAAACTCCAGGTTGGGTTACTAAAAGCCAGgagccatttttttcttgttttcttttttttaagtgacatGGAACAAATTTTCTTGTGCTACCAATTTCTAATGGTAACATTCCATGTTCTCTAGGTCTAAGTAAGCTCCTTTCTGCATGGCACCTCATGTCTGGAACATCATTTATAACCTAAGTGTTGTTCCAAACACAAAAAGGAACCTTATTTGTGCAAGGCTGGTTATAAGGGTTTCCCCCTTTGGCTTACAGGAATCTACCCATTTCTTCCCAAACTGTCACCGACTATATCATCTCCTTTCCTCAGCTCTTGCTTTACAATTTAAGCATATGagtatttaaaaacagcatatttggGCTGGTGATTTGGCTAGTGGTAGTGCACTTgaccagcatgtgtgaagccctgggtttgataatCAGCACTGCCCCCATCCCACCCCGTTttcccaaaaaaaagaaagaaaattgagtaTTTAAAGTTGGGAAATAAGAATAATGATTGAAAAAGGTACAGGGAAGAAAAATCCTGTTAGAATACTCAATCCTTGGGATTCAATACATTTTCTACTTTATAGTCAGAACAGATTCAACTTCCTCGGCTTGATAATGTAGCATGTTTAATGTCGTAATGGCACAGTGCTAACAGATAAGTGATTAAGGCACACTCTATTAATATTTTTGCCTTTAGAAAAACAAGACACATTTTATATCTCTACCTTGCAAAGGATTCAGACAGTTCTCCTGAGAATTTCTGTTTAGCCACATTTGTATAAATTGTTTAAACAATTGCTAATTTGTAAAATCCAGACCACCTATAAGTTGGTGCAGAATAAGCTAAAAGGAAACACATGGAGCTTATGAAGTGtctgataagaaaaagaaaaaaagagaccatggtAGCACTGTTGTTGTTTGCTGGAGAGTCCAGCTCTAATTGTGCTCAGGGGCTGctcttggctttcttttttttttaatatttatttttcaatttttggtggacacaacatctttatttttatgtggtgctgaggatcgaacccagcgccccgcacatgccaggtgagcacgctaccgcttgagccacatccccagccttgctcTTGGCTTTCTTGAGTCTGATGTTTCTTTCCCGGGCCTGAGTTTCTTGTTAGATAACCTGTTACCTGCAGCACCCTCAAAAGAAACCTTTCTTGCTCTCATGGGAGACTAGTTCCTGCCTTGAACCTTAGAATCCCATCACAAAGGCATGCTGTTAATAAGCATCTTCTCTTTTTGCAGGTCTGAACATATTCCTGACCATCTGACTCTAAGCCCTATCCCTTCATGCTCTCCCCCTTTTGCTAGGAGTCCCATGATCCCGAATTTTAGTTTCTGAACTGCAGTGCCACTTTCTGCCTATATTCTCTCTGGGCATTTATCGAATATATGAATTCCACTTCTTCCTAAGCCCTGTGGCTTGATTATATAACTTCTCCAGAGCTTCCCTCCCTTACTCTAGGTTAGTGGGTCTGACTCTCAATTCTTCCCATTCTGCCTTGCCCCCACTGTGGTTAACCATAATTGCATGTCAAGAcaagacaaaaaccaaaaacaagagGATTACATGAGATAAATATGTAGTTGTGGACTTAGACCCCAAAATACCATAAGCATGATGGGTGGGGAGAATAGTAGAAATATTGCTGGATGAAAGAACATGTTAAGAATATCTATGAATTTTAACTGTCATGTGTGCATAACTTCAGCTAATTGTATAATAGCTATTATGCTAAAACAGTGATTTATAGCCTTTGGCCACATTAATTTGTGAACCCAGATAAAAGGGTGACAGGTCTTTTGTGCCTGTCTGGTGAAATCACACCTGGAACTTAATGCTCAGTAATGGGCTGAAGACAGAAAGGGCAACAAAATCATTAGGAGCTGCCATCTAAAACCCTTCTCGGCAGAGGGATACAGGGAATCAATGACATTCAGCTGAGATAAAGGATGACTAGGAAAGATGAGAACTTATCTTTACATTTTTGTGCAATTACCTCATGAATGAAAGAACTAATGGATTTATTTCAGATGCAAACTGGGTGGGTAGAAGATTTAGAGAGGTGCTTCAATTTGTTGGTGGAACATCAACTCTTTGAAACAGTTTAGCTCCCTGTCACTAGCTGGGGCTAGATGAATAAAATGACCATCCCTTGGGGATGCTGTAAAGGAATTTCTTGTAATATATAAAGAGAGTGAACTAGATAATCTCTAAGGGCTTTTCCAGCTCTGAGTTTATGGTGACATATTTGTCCTCTAAGGACTCTGAGAATTAAATTCTTTTATGCAACTGAAACTGTGGAAGAATGAAACAAACAGTTCAAACAATGATAAAGGTATTTGGCAGACAACAGAGATTTACTCAACAAGGAATACTAGCCAACACTGACCAAAATAATTATTAAGTATTTATACttactaaaatggaaaaaatgaatcaaataaatcaGCTATGCTTCAATCAGGGGGTCTACACCTTTTGAAGTTTCTTAGACACACCATCTCTGAGTTTGTCTTCATTCTATGAGAAAGCATAAGTATCTTGAAAGACATATATTCATTCCAATGAACAAAAACATTGCAGAAACTGTCTTTCCAGACCCTCTCCATCAGGAGACATGATATGGCCAATAGATTATCATAGGTTAGTTTACTTTCAACTCAGAGGCACAACCTGGCAAAGCTGTATATACCAGTCCCCATCCATACCCATCAGACCATGTTCATACCCTGAACTCCCTTTTCAATTACAGAGTAGTTTCTACAGAAATTTAGGTccaacatgttttaaaattctgtatctaTAACACTTAGCTGTTCCCAAATAGTTTGCGTATGTTAATTTCTCTCACTAAGCCTCAAACACAGTTGGtcttatttgcatttctcagatGGCTTGTCAAACCATGTAATTTCTGCACTTTAATTTAAAACCATACTTCTATCCAAGTATATATGCTCCAAAAATTTAGTCTACCAGTTTCATTAGAAAAAGTCACAAGGCAAGGAGACTTTCTCATACACAACTCAGAAATATGGCTGAAATTCCCTGAATTCGTCATTACATATATTAGTATgtacttagttttttttaaaaaaaattcggTAAGTTAACAAAAGCCATTCTTTGCATATACTACAATCACTTGTGACAGTTGAACTGCAGGAAAACTCTGAaatgctatattaaaaaaattgagtctggaaaaaatatatttttagtgtcCATGGAAACTCAAAACAGTTGCTAGGAAGGGTTTTATTTTCccttaagatatatatatatatatatatatatatatatatatatatatatacataaaatattatattatgtatttaaattCTAGCAAAGAGTATTTTCCCCAAATTGTATTGGGCTAGAAAGCTCTATTAGAATATCAGATAACCTATCTTTGCACTAACTCAGCACTACCAGAGAATAAATTTACAACATGACAGCATTTAGAAGCAGACAGCAGGATAAAGACTTATGGAGAACTAGGGTGGAGTTTAGAGGTAGAATGTGTGCTCAGCATGCATGAGCCTTGGGCTCAATAGCcagcacacacatatgcacactctGATTGTGACACACTTTACATACTCTTCCACAGCACTACATCTATAATTTCCAGAATGCTACTCCCTCATCATGATGCTCCTTACACAAGTTTTCCTTTAATATTACAAATACATTTCCTAGTTTATAGGCAGTATGTTTATGAAAGAGAGATATCAACCTCCAACTAACAGtaacaattttaaattatcataatAAGAAACTACTATCAATCTACCTTTGAACCACTCCTGAACATGTTTGCTATATTCATTCCATCTGAAAATGAATTGGAAAGGACTTTCctgtttgcctttttaaaaattatgtactttTCCTGTAATCACCTAATTCAGATTTCCTTTGTcaataagaacaaataagaatTTATTGTTAGTGGAAAATACCTTGCTCAAAGCAACAAAACCATCAAGAAACAACTTCAATTGGAACTTAGGAACTCTAAGCCTGAGCCTTGTCAATGCCATATCACAAGGTAATATCTCAGTAAATCCAATGAGCTGTGCTGAGGTCTGTTTCTCAAAAGCTGGAGAAAAAGTTATAGAGCTCTTTCACCCAACATCCACATTGTAACTGAGTTCTATTATAATCTTGAAAAACAAGGATGCAAATGTAGTTTACTGCAAGGTCTCAGTTTTATGGATACATACCATGTAACCTATTCTCTTAGcataaatattttctactaaATATTTTTACTGAATTATCTAAGacttaatatttaaatacatagcAACTTGATTAAAGGATACATGCAAACTTTCAAGCATTCTTACCTATCAAATGCTGCTAATTTTTCTAATTGAAGTACTTAATTGGAATTAGAGCCATTATACCTTTTAATACAGTTTGCATGTGCCCTAAACATTTTCCAAACCATATTTTGGCAAAGAATGAGGATTCAATCCAAATGAAATCCCTATTTCTAATACACAAATGCACTAAATTAGTTCAAAGAAATTATGTTAAGAGTACCAGATTTTATGGTCTTAATCCCATTCCTTTAGCttttaaatctcatttaaaaatcataaaaagcttttcaaaacacatgaattcaTCTGACAATCTCATCCCAAAGTCTCTAAGACTGGAACAACACCACTCAACTTAGGCATCTTTATTTCCCAGTAGaccttattttactttgaaaGCATTTCCAAAATAACcagtgaaaaaataaacaaatgaggatCAGATGGTATTTAGAGTCATTGTATGCTGAGAACGACATGCTTTTTCAAAGATCTGTCCTTTGATCCCAGAGAGCCGGGGTTCTCTACACTAGTCTCACTGAAACTTGATTTAAAATAGccgaatacaacagtcactaatatggcattatggaaaaatgtggatgtgtaaccgatgtgattctgcaacttgtatttggggcaaaaataggagttcataacccacttgaatcaaatgtatgaaagatgatatgtcatgagttatgtactgttttgaacaaccaataaaaaataaattaaaaaaaccttACATTCAGTCAAAATGTTTATCAGTTCTAACCTATATTTAACTATAATTTAAATTtgcctctttttatttatctCCTTAGAAAATAATGTATCTGTACCTCTGAATTATTTGCCCCTCTTCTTTATACTAAAATAACCCATTTAACTGCACTTCAGAAATCTGAAGCCCAGCATTTAGCATTTTGCCTGTATTTATGTGATCACTAGTAGCAAGGATATTTGATATATCTGTTCCCTATGTCCCTTACCAGTTCCTTCAGATCTTGTCAGTACATAGACTTTCAGATAACAAACATCCTTTCCAAACTTGGTCATAGTTTAGAGACCTAGAAAGAAACTAAGAGATAGATCTATCTGGTAGAATgtttctttaatattaatgtcCATAAAAATTGCCGAGagcttattaaaacaaaaagtgagCTTGCCATGGTGCCAatgatctcagctactcaggaggctgaggccagaggatagcaagtccaaggccagccttggcaacttagcaagaccctgtctggcAAACAAAACGCATAAAGTGATAGGATCCTACCTTCAGAGTTTCTGGTTCATAAGGTAGTTCTAACAAATTCTAAATTGGATGCTACTGGTCTAGGGATCACCTTTTGAGAATCACAGTTTTGAGAGAGCAGTTTTCAACTTTGGCTTCACATTGGAACTGTCTGGGGGCACTTTTAAAAGAAACCTAATCACAAGCCCTATCCCCACAGAACAATCCAAGTGGTCTAGGTGAGGCACAAATTTTCCTCAGGAGGAGAAAACTTGTAAAATAGATTGGCAATAAATTATCTGGGGAAAAAATGCATATCTTTTAAATCTTCTTGGCAATTACACTAGATGTCTACAATGCTGTCTCTCCCGACTATAGTTAGAGCTTCAGAGACTCGGGTATGTGAGAAGTAGAACAATGAGTCACTGGCAGGACAGACTGAAGGAGGAGGGACTAAAAAGTCTGAAAATCTGTTTCAATATGGggtaaagaaataatatgtgtaaattttataatatgcctgaaaagaaagcaaagaatgaaATAGTCACTGCTATATTTTGGATCTTAAAAATCTTCCAAAGGCCCTGTGTCAGAAGTTAGATCCCCCAccttgggaggtggtagaacctttaaaaaGTGGCTCCtaggg
This region of Ictidomys tridecemlineatus isolate mIctTri1 chromosome 11, mIctTri1.hap1, whole genome shotgun sequence genomic DNA includes:
- the LOC144368113 gene encoding LOW QUALITY PROTEIN: volume-regulated anion channel subunit LRRC8B-like (The sequence of the model RefSeq protein was modified relative to this genomic sequence to represent the inferred CDS: inserted 1 base in 1 codon); its protein translation is MITLTELKCLADAQSSYHILKPWWDVFWYYITLIMLLVAVLAGALQLTQSRVLCCLPCKVEFDNHCAVPWDLLKASVNTSSNSGTPLPLPLRIQNDLHRQQYSYIDAVCYEKQLHWFAKFFPYLVLLHTLIFAACSNFWLHYPSTSSRLEHFXAILHKCFDSPWTTRALSETVAEQSVRPLKVSKSKTLLSSSGCSAEVDSSKQSLPYPQSGLESASIESPTSSVLDKKEGEQAKAIFEKVKRFRLHVEQKDIIYRVYLKQIIVKVILFVLIITYVPYFLTYITLEIDCSIDVQAFTGYKRYQCVYSLAEIFKVLASFYVILVILYGLTSSYSLWWMLRSSLKQYSFEALREKSNYSDIPDVKNDFAFILHLADQYDPLYSKRFSIFLSEVSENKLKQINLNNEWTVEKLKSKLVKNSQDKIELHLFMLSGLPDNVFELTEMEVLSLELIPEVKLPSAVSQLVNLKELHVYHSSLVVDHPALAFLEENLKILCLKFTEMGKIPRWVFHLKNLKELYLSGCVLPEQLSTMQLEGFQDLKNLRTFYLKSSLSRIPQVVTDLLPSLQKLSLDNEGSKLVVLNNLKKMVNLKSLELISCDLECIPHSIFSLNNLHELDLKENNLKTVEEIISFQHLQNLSCLKLWHNNIAYIPAQIGALSNLEQLSLDHNNIENLPLQLFLCTKLYYLDLSYNHLTFIPEEIQYLSNLQYFAVTNNNIETLPDGLFQCKKLQCLFLGRNSLTDLSPHVGELSNLTHLELIGNYLEKLPPELEGCQFLKRSCLIVEDSLLNTLPLPVTERLQTCLDKC